The Paenibacillus sp. FSL H7-0357 nucleotide sequence TTGGAACTGAACAGCGCATAACGGACTTCCGAAATCAATGGGTAACCGGTAACATCCAGCTTACCTTGCGGACTGCCGTTAGGGGCTGTGCCAGGCAGACTGCCAACGAAATCCGCCGCGAACGAGGTATTCGGGAAATCAACCACAATCCGGTCAGGGCCACTCATCTTGGTAACAGTAGGCTTGGCTCCACCCGTGGCGGAAACGATCAAACGATTTTCGCTGAACACCGCCCCCATGATCTGAGGCGACGTAACTATCGTACCGCCGCTGCCGGGGATCGGCGTTGGTGTTGGGCCTGCGGTTCCTGTCACGATCTCTCCCTCTGATCCAGTTTCATTCGGGACAGGGGTTGGACTTGGACTCAAAACAGGCGCCGGTGTTGAACTGGCGGACGGCGCTGGAGTTGCTGAAATGTCCGTACCGCTTGTAGAACCGCCGCTTAAATAGACAGTTTTGTCGCTGTTGTCCCAGCCCACGATAAGCCCAAATTGCTCACTTACAAATCGGATAGGCACTAGTACAGTTCCATTATTCTGCTTGGGTGCCGCATTTAGAGCTAGTGTAGCTCCATCGGCTTCAGCCGTTTTGCTTCCTACGGCCAGCAGTACGCTTCTGCCATCCTGTTGAACGGTTACTTTACGCGACTTCGGCTCCCAGTCGACTTTGAACCCCAGATTCTCCACAACTACCCGAATAGGAATCATAACGCTTCCATCGACGTATTCAATTTTGGCGCCTTTGGGCATTGTCAGCTCCTGATTATCCATAATAATCTTGCCTGTCCCGCTTCCGGCGGCGGCAGCTTCATGGCCGGCGAATGATAGCAGTAACAGTGGCAGCAGCAGCAAAAATAACACCCGTTGTCCGGCTCTTCTCATCCTTTCTTTTCCTCTCCTTCTGGTAAATGATAGATACATAGATAAGATTAAGACGACAGAAATCTCCAAAAGTTGCCTTCTGCGGCAATGAATATATCGATTATAGCAAAAAAACTTCTATTTCCGACACCCGGAAATAGAAGTTTTGTGTAAAATTTGTAAAGATTACGTATTCTTCAGGAATAAAACTCCGTTTTCCCTGTGACCGGATGTGCTCTTTACATCGCTTACGAAAACAGCTTTGCCGCGTGGCGCTCCTCGTAGGCGGCGATTTCATCCGCATGCTGAAGTGTCAGCCCGATATCATCGAGCCCCTGCAGCAGGAACTGGCGGCGGTGCTCATCCAGCTCAAAGCTGATCAACAGTCCGTATTCATCGTTAAGCGTGTTGTTCTCAAGGTCAACCGTCAGGTTGTATCCTTCATGGGCTGCCGTACGGCTGAACAGCTCATCGACCTGCGATTCCGACAGCTTGATCGGAAGAATCCCGTTCTTGAAGCAGTTGTTATAAAAAATATCTGCATAAGAAGGGGCAATTACTACTTTGAAGCCATAGTCCATGATCGCCCACGGCGCATGCTCCCGGGAGGAGCCGCAGCCGAAGTTAGCCCGCGAAATCAATACAGATGCGCCTTTATAGCGCGGTTTGTTCATCTCAAAAGCGGCATTGTCATTACCCGCTTCGTCAAAACGCCATTCGTAAAAAAGAAATTGTCCAAATCCAGTCCGTTCAATCCGTTTCAAAAACTGCTTTGGAATAATAGCATCCGTATCTACATTTACCCGGTCAACCGGGGCAACGATTCCTGTTAATTTCTTAAAAGCTTCCATTGTTGTATCCTCCCGCTCTCTCTACGATTTCTATGAATTGACGGCTTCCGTCTTGTAGTTCCAGTCGCGGACGTCGGTGAAACGCCCCTTGATTGCAGCAGCCGCAGCCATTGCCGGGGATACGAGATGCGTACGTCCGCCGCGTCCCTGGCGTCCTTCAAAGTTGCGGTTCGAGGTCGATGCGCAGCGTTGTCCAGGCTGAAGTACATCCGGGTTCATCGCCAGGCACATGCTGCAGCCTGCTTCGCGCCATTCAAAACCAGCTTCCGTAAACACTACATCGAGACCTTCCTTCTCCGCCTGCAGCTTCACGCGTCCGGAGCCCGGTACAACAATTGCCGTAACCTTGTCGGATACCTTGTGTCCTTTGGCTACCTCGGCAGCAGCACGCAAATCCTCAATCCGGCCATTCGTGCAGGAACCGATAAAGACATAATCAATCGGAATCTCCGAAATAGGTGTGCCTGGTGCCAGATCCATATATTCAAGCGCTTTTTCAGCGGCTTTACGTTCATTTTCAGTCGAGAAATCAGCAGGGTTCGGCACACTGGAATTGATGTCTGTGCCCATGCCCGGGCTAGTTCCCCAGGTCACTTGCGGAATCAAAGATTCCACATCGAACTCAACAATTGTGTCATATTCTGCACCTTCATCGCTTACAAGGCCTTTCCAAGTTTCAACGGCAGCATCATAAGCGGCACCCTGAGGGACATATTGGCGATCACGCAGGTAGTTGAAGGTAGTTTCATCAGGAGCGATCAGACCCGCTCTTGCCCCGCCTTCGATCGACATATTGCAGACGGTCATGCGTTCCTCCATCGACAGCTCACGGATGGATTCGCCCGTGTATTCAATAACATAGCCTGTTGCAAAATCAGTGCCGTATTTGGCAATGACACCGAGAATCATATCCTTGGCAGTCACTCCAGGATTACGTTTGCCGATGAAGCGGACTTCCATCGTTTTGGCTTTGGATTGCTGCAAGCACTGGGTAGCCAGAACATGCTCAACTTCACTTGTGCCAATACCAAAGGCCAGTGCGCCGAATGCTCCGTGCGTGGAAGTGTGGCTGTCGCCGCAGACGATGGTTTTGCCGGGATGTGTCAGGCCGATTTCCGGGCCCATAACATGCACGACACCCTGATCGATATCGTTCAGGTCGAACAATCTGACTCCAAAATCACGGCAATTCTGCGACAGCGTGTCAATCTGCTGTTTGGAGATCGGATCTGTAATGTTGTAACGGTCTTTCGTAGGAACGTTATGATCCATGGTAGCAAAAGTAAGGCCGGGACGGCGGACTTGGCGTCCGCTGAGACGGAGACCTTCGAAGGCCTGTGGAGAGGTAACTTCGTGCACCAGATGCAGATCAATATAAATAATGCTAGGCTTACCTTCCTCTTGATGGATTACGTGATTGTCCCAAATTTTCTCAAACATTGTCTTCTTGCTCATGTCTTCACCTCATATAGTAGAATCGTTCAATGGAAGAGAGTGTGGAGTCCCTCTTGAATGATCTAAATATAACATCGCCCCGTTTATAATTCCAAGATATGATTTCTATAGAACTGATAGGCTGCGTCTATAAGCTGTGATGAGGTGAGTTGGTATACCCCTTGTTACATAAGGGTTTACGTAATTCATGTTTATGCTCGTTTGGGGCTGGTTGGGATTAGCCAATAAGGTAGGCGACTGGTATCCCGTATCCGTACCAGGAGCGGTAATGATTTACCGTTATTCGTGGTTTAACAACATCGATGAAGGATACGCCGGGGAGCCTCCGGTGCTGGTGATCGAACGCAAGCCAGAGTTTATGGGGCAGAACAATGGGTAAGGAAAGTTTTCCTGAGCCTAAACCGGAGTATCAGATTTCGAGTCGGTCATGAGCCGCTTCCAGTCGCGCCGGGCTGACAAGATTCAGCAGCTCACAGCCGCACTGCCGGCCTATTAAGCTATCTTTGATATCCTGCAATACAAAGGTAAGGATCTGCGGAGATTGGCGGAATCCACCATTCGGCACAGGTACAGACTTTTTTACAGGAGCACCCGCGCATAGAGTTTGTTTATTTGCCAAAGTACTCGCCCGAACTCAATCTTATTGAAGGATTGTGGAAGTGGCTCAAAATAGACGTTGTCCACAATGTGTTTTACAAGAAGTTTTACCATATTCGCATCAATGTCGCAGCGTTTATGAAGCGTGTCAATTCCGAGCCAATGAACGTTATTAATCGGCTTTACATTCGTCTGTAATTCAAAAATTCAATCTATATAGTGGTAAAAATCTGGAGACCAAGGCGAACGCTATCGCTTTTCCACAATCGTTCCGTCCTCTCCGCTGTTTAAGTGGGAATCGTAGTTACAATCTTTCTAAATATCATAAAAAAGAAACCTTTCTTTGGTAAAATGGAAGTGCAACCAACCATTTTAAATCAAGGAGAGGTTTCTTTAGTACATTCAATAGTTCATAGTCCTAAAATGCTCACCAAACTCATCATTTACACCTATACCCAGCGAACCTATTCGGCTCGTCAAATGGCCAAAGCGGTACGGAAGAACGATCCCTTCATGTGGCTGAGCCGGACGGCAACGTCCAGACTTCCGCACGATCAACCGTTTCCGTTCCTAGTGGATTCCTGCTTCGAGGGATGGAAAAGCGGCTGTCCCATAAATGAGTCAGTCCTTCTTTTCAAGCTTGGATGATTTTACGACCTGCTATTTTTTCGCCATGAGGTTTGCCCCAACAGATCTCGCATGGTGGACATGAATTCTTCTTCCGATGACGACCATCTCAGCTTAGCCATCTCTTCCGCAGCCGTACCAGCAGGATATCGCAGCCGGTCAGTCTCGTCACAAGCGGCATTGTATACCAGAGCGGCAACCTGGTCTTCCTCTGCATCTTCAAAAGGATAGTGGTTTATCATCGAATTCATCATTTGATCAAAATATGACTTGTATTCAACAGGAATGGGCGTATTCAGGGTTGCTGTGTGGCTCGACGTGAAGTTCGTGTTCCGCATGGCTCCCGGTTCTACAAGTTTAATCGAGATATTTTGCGATTCAAGTTCGTAAGAAAGTGATTCCGAGAGTCCTTCGATTGTATGTTTCGTCGCGGTATAAATCGAAAGCAACGGGGATGCTGCATATCCGACCGACGAACAGACATTCACAATGCTTCCGCCACCTTGCTTGCGCAGATGCGGCGTAATGGCTTGAATCACATTCATAACGCCAAATACATTGGTTTCAAA carries:
- a CDS encoding N-acetylmuramoyl-L-alanine amidase family protein — encoded protein: MRRAGQRVLFLLLLPLLLLSFAGHEAAAAGSGTGKIIMDNQELTMPKGAKIEYVDGSVMIPIRVVVENLGFKVDWEPKSRKVTVQQDGRSVLLAVGSKTAEADGATLALNAAPKQNNGTVLVPIRFVSEQFGLIVGWDNSDKTVYLSGGSTSGTDISATPAPSASSTPAPVLSPSPTPVPNETGSEGEIVTGTAGPTPTPIPGSGGTIVTSPQIMGAVFSENRLIVSATGGAKPTVTKMSGPDRIVVDFPNTSFAADFVGSLPGTAPNGSPQGKLDVTGYPLISEVRYALFSSNPSTVRFVIQTIGTQPYQVSTDDSTGLVTIDLNVVANGGSTTVGPGITGKPVVVLDAGHGGKQSGAVSLTGKLEKNFNLSVVNKVGALLLQEGLVDVVFTRTDDSTLGLQDRVVIAEANQANLFISVHGNSLDLKYPNREKINGSETYYSRTESLPLAQVLHKHLVAGTGFKDNGIRSKSLHVTRETTMPAVLLEVGYLTNQGNEAGMYDGQLQDRLAREIVAGIKEYLGL
- the leuD gene encoding 3-isopropylmalate dehydratase small subunit, whose product is MEAFKKLTGIVAPVDRVNVDTDAIIPKQFLKRIERTGFGQFLFYEWRFDEAGNDNAAFEMNKPRYKGASVLISRANFGCGSSREHAPWAIMDYGFKVVIAPSYADIFYNNCFKNGILPIKLSESQVDELFSRTAAHEGYNLTVDLENNTLNDEYGLLISFELDEHRRQFLLQGLDDIGLTLQHADEIAAYEERHAAKLFS
- the leuC gene encoding 3-isopropylmalate dehydratase large subunit gives rise to the protein MSKKTMFEKIWDNHVIHQEEGKPSIIYIDLHLVHEVTSPQAFEGLRLSGRQVRRPGLTFATMDHNVPTKDRYNITDPISKQQIDTLSQNCRDFGVRLFDLNDIDQGVVHVMGPEIGLTHPGKTIVCGDSHTSTHGAFGALAFGIGTSEVEHVLATQCLQQSKAKTMEVRFIGKRNPGVTAKDMILGVIAKYGTDFATGYVIEYTGESIRELSMEERMTVCNMSIEGGARAGLIAPDETTFNYLRDRQYVPQGAAYDAAVETWKGLVSDEGAEYDTIVEFDVESLIPQVTWGTSPGMGTDINSSVPNPADFSTENERKAAEKALEYMDLAPGTPISEIPIDYVFIGSCTNGRIEDLRAAAEVAKGHKVSDKVTAIVVPGSGRVKLQAEKEGLDVVFTEAGFEWREAGCSMCLAMNPDVLQPGQRCASTSNRNFEGRQGRGGRTHLVSPAMAAAAAIKGRFTDVRDWNYKTEAVNS
- a CDS encoding transposase, translated to MHHSAQVQTFLQEHPRIEFVYLPKYSPELNLIEGLWKWLKIDVVHNVFYKKFYHIRINVAAFMKRVNSEPMNVINRLYIRL
- a CDS encoding SDR family oxidoreductase, which encodes MQTFWRGCSTGLGYISAKKFADEGWNVIATMRKPDERIAEGNPEKFLVTALDVTSPVSIEAAISAGISRFGQIDAVVNNAGITTLSIFEATPMELIREIFETNVFGVMNVIQAITPHLRKQGGGSIVNVCSSVGYAASPLLSIYTATKHTIEGLSESLSYELESQNISIKLVEPGAMRNTNFTSSHTATLNTPIPVEYKSYFDQMMNSMINHYPFEDAEEDQVAALVYNAACDETDRLRYPAGTAAEEMAKLRWSSSEEEFMSTMRDLLGQTSWRKNSRS